In Haloplanus rubicundus, one DNA window encodes the following:
- a CDS encoding ABC transporter ATP-binding protein produces MSNRTMHATDARTDEPTAGDAPVLELDGVSKSYGTERVIEELSLSVHEGEILTLLGPSGCGKTTTLRLIAGLERPNGGEVALNGAAVSSPDRFVEPEDRGIGVVFQEFALFPHLTAAENVAFGLEAWDADARERRVDELLDLVGLEAQGDSYPDELSGGQQQRVALARSLAPEPEVLLLDEPFSNLDVDLRVKMREEVRRILKETGVTAISVTHDQEEAMSISDRVAVMNDGRIEQVGDPEQVFQQPESRFVAGFLGHASFLPGYVHGGEVTTGLGPIPRDQINGLAGTYDRTRIDVLVRPDDIRAVPVDGEGDGLVVSRRYLGPTVLYEVRLDDDTAVQCMHNHDESIPLDTEVRIELDADHELAWFPTDQRPPEPDE; encoded by the coding sequence ATGTCAAATAGGACGATGCACGCGACGGACGCACGGACCGACGAACCGACCGCCGGCGACGCGCCGGTCCTCGAACTGGACGGCGTCTCGAAGTCCTACGGCACCGAACGCGTCATCGAGGAGCTCTCGCTCTCGGTCCACGAGGGCGAAATCCTCACGCTCCTCGGGCCCAGCGGCTGCGGGAAGACGACGACGCTTCGCCTCATCGCGGGGCTCGAACGCCCGAACGGTGGCGAAGTCGCGCTGAACGGTGCGGCCGTCTCCAGTCCCGACCGCTTCGTCGAACCCGAGGACCGCGGCATCGGCGTCGTCTTCCAGGAGTTCGCGCTCTTTCCCCACCTCACCGCCGCCGAGAACGTCGCCTTCGGGCTGGAGGCCTGGGACGCCGACGCCCGCGAGCGACGGGTCGACGAACTCCTCGACCTCGTGGGACTGGAGGCCCAGGGCGACTCCTACCCGGACGAACTCTCCGGCGGCCAGCAACAGCGGGTGGCGCTCGCCCGGTCGCTCGCGCCCGAACCCGAGGTGCTCCTGCTCGACGAACCCTTCTCCAATCTCGACGTCGACCTGCGCGTGAAGATGCGCGAGGAGGTGCGGCGCATCCTCAAGGAGACGGGCGTGACCGCCATCTCCGTCACCCACGACCAGGAGGAGGCCATGTCCATCTCGGACCGCGTGGCCGTCATGAACGACGGCCGGATCGAGCAGGTCGGCGACCCCGAACAGGTGTTCCAACAGCCCGAATCCCGCTTCGTCGCCGGCTTCCTCGGCCACGCCAGCTTCCTCCCCGGCTACGTCCACGGCGGCGAGGTGACGACCGGCCTCGGCCCCATCCCGCGTGACCAGATCAACGGGCTCGCCGGGACGTACGACCGCACCCGGATCGACGTACTCGTCCGTCCGGACGACATCCGGGCCGTCCCCGTCGACGGCGAGGGCGACGGCCTGGTCGTCTCCCGGCGCTACCTCGGCCCGACGGTCCTCTACGAGGTCCGCCTGGATGACGACACCGCCGTCCAGTGTATGCACAACCACGACGAGTCCATCCCACTCGACACCGAGGTTCGGATCGAACTCGACGCCGACCACGAACTCGCCTGGTTCCCGACCGACCAGCGGCCGCCCGAACCCGACGAATAG
- a CDS encoding ArnT family glycosyltransferase: protein MSVPRPRRDRLVAAGFALLAGVVVYWLAVDLFPYHSVNDDEGVYLTQAAMLLEGRLFLRPGDLGPLVRPWFFVADTAGGDLRYYSKYSPVAAGVFAVGKVLGDWNLSLGLVAAGNAALIYALAADAFDRRTGHLSVAFLLGAPLFLFTSAVFLPYAPTTLLNLAFAFAYVRTMRRDSPRWGLVAGAAVGLAFFARPYTAVLFASPFIAHAVGSLWWTWGTDEFRPTLTRLLAVAGLGVAGVAVTLAYNLVMTGDPLVFPYKAFGPNDGIGFGRHELLGYDRVYSPALAAETTVRLLRLLTTEWTVAGPVGTLLALVGLAELPTDREALADPRLSAPALRVVLVGLVPAVVLGNAYFWGTLNGLENGLIGLLGPYYHFDLLLPLSAFGAAGALVCWDRLRTATADLDAPKRGAILAVALLLSAGVGGVAAVDAVEEPYDENRLRTSHLSETYEPFESWSPERALVFVPDPYGDWLHHPFQHLRNDPGFDGDALYVINDGDVERFEAIDAAPDRRPYRFTYQGEWTGAVTPTEPALTPLDVKRGDRVRATTTVGVPARATRARARIVTEDGSARYALGPVDGPVTVDWGVDSTDGTAGVLAPNGTAAATAPLPAGVSRVTLLVTFVEPQGTTVTYRQTASVDRTVRDIRVIWPPEVKICSLTTDCGRDGVYVGPDGDYVSGVSIETSARASNVTAASTAS, encoded by the coding sequence GTGTCCGTCCCGCGGCCCCGACGCGACCGACTCGTCGCCGCCGGCTTCGCGCTCCTCGCCGGCGTCGTCGTCTACTGGCTCGCAGTCGATCTCTTTCCGTACCACTCCGTCAACGACGACGAGGGCGTCTACCTCACGCAGGCGGCCATGCTCTTGGAGGGGCGGCTGTTCCTCCGGCCCGGCGACCTCGGTCCCCTCGTCCGGCCGTGGTTCTTCGTCGCCGATACCGCGGGCGGCGACCTCCGCTACTACTCGAAGTACTCCCCCGTCGCGGCCGGCGTCTTCGCCGTCGGCAAGGTCCTCGGCGACTGGAACCTCTCGCTCGGCCTCGTCGCCGCCGGCAACGCCGCGCTGATCTACGCGCTCGCGGCCGACGCCTTCGACCGCCGGACCGGCCACCTCTCGGTCGCGTTCCTCCTCGGCGCCCCGCTCTTTCTCTTTACCTCCGCCGTCTTCCTCCCTTACGCCCCGACGACGCTTCTCAACCTCGCGTTCGCGTTCGCGTACGTGCGGACGATGCGCCGCGACTCGCCGCGGTGGGGCCTCGTCGCCGGCGCCGCCGTCGGTCTCGCCTTCTTCGCCCGCCCCTACACCGCCGTCCTCTTCGCGTCGCCCTTCATCGCCCACGCCGTCGGGTCGCTGTGGTGGACGTGGGGCACCGACGAGTTCCGCCCGACGCTCACCCGCCTCCTCGCCGTCGCCGGCCTCGGCGTCGCGGGCGTCGCCGTCACCCTCGCGTACAACCTCGTGATGACCGGCGACCCCCTCGTCTTCCCCTACAAGGCGTTCGGCCCGAACGACGGCATCGGCTTCGGCCGCCACGAGTTGCTAGGTTACGACCGCGTCTACTCCCCCGCACTCGCCGCCGAGACGACGGTCCGTCTCCTCCGACTCCTGACGACGGAGTGGACCGTCGCCGGCCCCGTCGGTACCCTCCTCGCGCTCGTCGGCCTCGCGGAACTCCCGACCGACCGGGAGGCGCTCGCGGACCCGAGGCTCTCCGCGCCCGCGCTCCGGGTGGTCCTCGTCGGCCTCGTCCCCGCCGTCGTCCTCGGCAACGCCTACTTCTGGGGGACGCTCAACGGGCTGGAGAACGGCCTGATCGGCCTGCTCGGCCCGTACTACCACTTCGACCTCCTCCTCCCGCTCTCGGCGTTCGGCGCCGCGGGGGCGCTCGTCTGCTGGGACCGCCTGCGGACGGCGACGGCCGACCTCGACGCGCCGAAACGGGGGGCCATCCTCGCCGTCGCCCTCCTCCTGTCCGCGGGTGTCGGGGGCGTCGCGGCCGTCGACGCCGTCGAGGAGCCGTACGACGAGAACCGCCTGCGCACGTCGCATCTGTCCGAGACCTACGAGCCCTTCGAGTCGTGGTCGCCCGAGCGCGCCCTCGTGTTCGTCCCCGACCCCTACGGCGACTGGCTCCATCACCCCTTCCAGCACCTCCGCAACGACCCCGGCTTCGACGGCGACGCCCTCTACGTCATCAACGACGGCGACGTGGAGCGGTTCGAGGCCATCGACGCGGCCCCCGACCGCCGTCCGTACCGATTCACGTATCAGGGGGAGTGGACGGGCGCCGTGACGCCGACCGAACCGGCGCTGACGCCCCTCGACGTGAAACGCGGGGACCGCGTGCGCGCGACGACGACCGTCGGGGTGCCGGCGCGGGCCACCCGTGCCCGCGCCCGCATCGTCACCGAAGACGGGAGCGCGCGGTACGCGCTCGGACCGGTCGACGGCCCCGTGACCGTCGACTGGGGAGTCGACTCCACCGACGGAACGGCGGGCGTCCTCGCCCCGAACGGCACCGCGGCGGCGACGGCACCGCTTCCCGCCGGCGTCAGTCGGGTGACGCTCCTCGTCACCTTCGTCGAACCGCAGGGGACGACGGTGACCTACCGGCAGACGGCGAGCGTCGACCGGACGGTGCGAGATATCCGTGTCATCTGGCCGCCCGAGGTGAAAATTTGCTCGCTCACCACCGACTGCGGGCGCGACGGGGTGTACGTCGGGCCTGACGGCGACTACGTCTCCGGCGTGTCGATCGAAACGAGCGCGCGGGCCTCGAACGTCACAGCAGCGTCAACCGCGTCGTGA
- a CDS encoding Vms1/Ankzf1 family peptidyl-tRNA hydrolase: protein MLDSLLGRAELKARIEELEEEKRHLERRLDAESERRADAVTARQEAEERVNRLEDRIADLEGRLDDAEETEAATLSPRGVESLRGDRLDAVLDRLRSVGAGPEGALTAFVDDDVPAGVSDLLGDRAPLVARAAPCLVCVDDARLVSVALDPPLAPDPFVEWGAGFRLDDDWFHPTDGLTVALVRSDRFAVGVYDDGALTDVETVETDVKSAHSKGGFSQSRFERRRDEQVATHLDDCAAVLDRRDPERLVLLGERTVLDDVDRDAVAVQAVDASGDPAAALDDAAHSFLTTRLTLL from the coding sequence ATGCTCGACTCGTTGCTCGGCCGCGCCGAACTCAAGGCACGGATCGAGGAACTCGAAGAGGAGAAACGGCACCTAGAGCGCCGACTCGACGCCGAGAGCGAGCGCCGCGCGGACGCCGTGACCGCCCGACAGGAGGCCGAAGAGCGGGTCAACCGCTTAGAGGACCGCATCGCGGATCTGGAGGGCCGTCTCGACGACGCGGAGGAGACGGAGGCGGCGACTCTCTCCCCCCGCGGGGTGGAGTCGCTCCGGGGCGACCGTCTCGACGCCGTCCTCGACCGTCTCCGGAGCGTCGGCGCTGGACCGGAGGGGGCGCTGACCGCGTTCGTCGACGACGACGTCCCGGCCGGCGTTTCCGACCTCCTCGGCGACCGCGCACCCCTCGTCGCCCGCGCCGCGCCCTGTCTGGTCTGTGTCGACGACGCCCGCCTCGTGAGCGTCGCCCTCGACCCGCCGCTCGCGCCCGACCCGTTCGTCGAGTGGGGCGCCGGCTTTCGCCTCGACGACGACTGGTTCCACCCGACCGACGGTCTCACCGTCGCGCTGGTTCGCTCGGACCGTTTCGCCGTCGGCGTCTACGACGACGGCGCCCTGACCGACGTGGAGACGGTCGAGACGGACGTGAAATCCGCCCACTCGAAGGGTGGGTTCTCGCAGTCGCGCTTCGAGCGCCGCCGCGACGAACAGGTCGCGACCCACCTCGACGACTGCGCGGCGGTGCTCGACCGGCGCGACCCCGAACGACTCGTCCTGCTCGGCGAGCGGACCGTCCTCGACGACGTGGATCGGGACGCCGTCGCCGTTCAGGCGGTGGACGCGAGCGGCGATCCGGCCGCGGCCCTCGACGACGCCGCCCACTCTTTCCTCACGACGCGGTTGACGCTGCTGTGA
- a CDS encoding lycopene cyclase domain-containing protein: protein MAIARHGTGPRATLGAVASQIHPVFMTPPLAASGFGAVLGGLQDPSLAVFHVGVAFFALYTAHVKDGLVDFHHRGEDDDHPLTRRGCHLALAGSTALFFVGATALGVLVDPVAALLTLPGWLVAVLHAPQLDTNPFGATLGYPVGIGFALLGGHYVQTQTLSTAAVAFAVVFVVVLAGIKVIDDTTDYDYDRSVEKRTVAVVLGPPAARRLATGLMTAGMVAVVALSVTAVVPRGSALAVVPFAAVAVVARRADAELATKLLVRASYLFFALLVVAVWLRPLAGLALPDITALGPYTYLATEVLWGTVAVALVVRADAVRAALRTTAVLYPFAYVWDWYTLEVGVFAIPMRTGVELLGIPLEEHLFMLIVPAMVVGVHETLADVFDE, encoded by the coding sequence ATGGCTATCGCCCGGCACGGAACCGGTCCGCGCGCGACCCTCGGCGCCGTCGCCTCGCAGATCCACCCCGTCTTCATGACGCCGCCGCTCGCCGCCTCGGGCTTCGGCGCCGTCCTCGGCGGCCTCCAGGACCCGAGTCTGGCCGTCTTCCACGTGGGTGTCGCCTTCTTCGCGCTCTACACCGCCCACGTCAAGGACGGCCTCGTCGACTTCCACCACCGCGGCGAGGACGACGACCACCCGCTCACGCGCCGGGGCTGTCACCTCGCGCTCGCCGGGTCGACGGCGCTGTTTTTCGTCGGGGCCACGGCCCTCGGCGTCCTCGTCGACCCCGTGGCCGCCCTCCTCACCCTGCCGGGGTGGCTGGTGGCCGTCCTCCACGCACCGCAGTTGGACACCAACCCCTTCGGCGCGACGCTCGGCTACCCCGTCGGCATCGGCTTCGCCCTCCTCGGCGGCCACTACGTCCAGACCCAAACGCTCTCGACGGCTGCCGTCGCTTTCGCCGTCGTCTTCGTCGTCGTCCTCGCCGGGATCAAGGTGATCGACGACACGACCGACTACGACTACGACCGCTCGGTCGAGAAACGCACCGTCGCCGTCGTCCTCGGTCCCCCGGCGGCGCGGCGCCTCGCGACCGGGCTGATGACGGCGGGGATGGTCGCCGTCGTCGCCCTGTCCGTTACCGCGGTCGTCCCCCGCGGATCGGCGCTCGCCGTCGTGCCCTTCGCCGCCGTCGCCGTCGTGGCCCGCCGTGCCGACGCCGAACTGGCGACCAAGCTCTTGGTCCGTGCCTCCTACCTCTTCTTCGCGCTCCTCGTCGTCGCCGTGTGGCTCCGGCCGCTCGCGGGCCTCGCGCTCCCCGATATCACCGCCCTCGGACCGTACACCTACCTCGCGACCGAGGTGCTGTGGGGCACCGTCGCCGTCGCGCTCGTCGTCCGTGCCGACGCCGTTCGGGCCGCCCTCCGGACGACGGCCGTTCTCTACCCCTTCGCCTACGTCTGGGACTGGTACACGCTCGAAGTGGGCGTCTTCGCCATCCCGATGCGGACGGGGGTCGAACTCCTGGGGATTCCGCTGGAGGAACACCTGTTCATGCTGATCGTGCCCGCGATGGTCGTCGGCGTCCACGAGACGCTCGCGGACGTATTCGACGAGTGA
- a CDS encoding metal ABC transporter substrate-binding protein — MTRRDALRAGGAAALAGVAGCTSLPSAPGQTGGDGDGDGPVAVASFFTFFDFGRQVADGTPLTVENLVPTGLHGHGWEPNASITQRIIEADAFVHVGADFQPWADRAIETIEGDGVDTALINAREGVELVDLAATLDRDEEGVGAQRGKDPHFWLDPRRAKRSVHNIAEGFVDLLPEYADTFRDNAESYTADVLDRIDADYEAIFDRSDRDIVQLAAHNAFQYIGVRYGVRMRPLVTNLAASGDVKPADIREAARVIRENDIRYIANGVFESQRPAQQLVRETAVDAYFPVTPYAGVREEWVAENWGYEEIAYNINMPTFEIVLGNETPENAAPSEGWLEQWRNFEPV; from the coding sequence GTGACGCGACGGGACGCGCTCCGCGCCGGCGGGGCGGCAGCATTGGCGGGGGTGGCCGGGTGTACGTCGTTGCCGAGTGCGCCGGGACAGACCGGGGGCGACGGCGACGGCGACGGGCCGGTCGCGGTGGCCTCGTTTTTCACCTTCTTCGATTTCGGCCGGCAGGTCGCCGACGGGACCCCGCTGACGGTGGAGAACCTCGTCCCGACTGGACTGCACGGCCACGGCTGGGAGCCGAACGCCAGCATCACCCAGCGGATCATCGAGGCGGACGCGTTCGTCCACGTCGGCGCGGACTTCCAGCCGTGGGCCGACCGCGCCATCGAAACGATCGAGGGCGACGGCGTCGACACGGCACTCATCAACGCTCGGGAGGGCGTCGAACTGGTCGACCTGGCCGCGACGCTCGATCGGGACGAGGAGGGCGTCGGTGCCCAGCGGGGGAAGGACCCGCACTTCTGGCTCGACCCCCGGCGCGCGAAGCGATCCGTCCACAACATCGCCGAGGGATTCGTCGACCTGCTACCGGAGTACGCCGACACCTTCCGTGACAACGCCGAGTCGTACACCGCCGACGTCCTCGACCGCATCGACGCGGACTACGAGGCCATCTTCGACCGTTCCGATCGCGACATCGTCCAGTTGGCCGCGCACAACGCCTTCCAGTACATCGGCGTGCGCTACGGCGTCCGGATGCGCCCGCTGGTGACGAACCTCGCGGCGAGCGGCGACGTCAAACCCGCGGACATCCGCGAGGCGGCGCGGGTCATCCGTGAGAACGACATCCGCTACATCGCCAACGGCGTCTTCGAATCCCAGCGCCCGGCCCAGCAACTCGTCCGCGAGACGGCCGTGGACGCGTACTTCCCCGTGACTCCCTACGCCGGCGTCCGCGAGGAGTGGGTCGCGGAAAACTGGGGGTACGAGGAGATCGCGTACAACATCAACATGCCGACGTTCGAGATCGTCCTGGGCAACGAGACCCCCGAGAACGCGGCCCCGTCCGAGGGCTGGCTCGAACAGTGGCGGAACTTCGAGCCGGTATGA
- a CDS encoding metal ABC transporter ATP-binding protein, whose amino-acid sequence MTRDADATAATAGTDREGAIIDLASVTFGYAATPVVEDVSLTVDAGEYVAIVGPNGSGKSTLMQLMLGLLDPDTGTARLFGERADRFDDGERIGYVAQGASAAKEMPITVREVVKMGRFPHVGIGRLSSEDWTIVDDALSTVGMSAFADRRVTQLSGGQRQRAFIARALASEADLLVLDEPTVGVDAESVDAFYDLLAALNGRGITVLLIEHDLGAVVEHADRVVCLNREIYFDGPTDEFVDSDALARAFGTEARFLAEVDG is encoded by the coding sequence ATGACGCGGGATGCCGACGCCACGGCGGCGACCGCCGGGACCGACCGGGAGGGGGCGATCATCGACCTCGCGAGCGTCACCTTCGGCTACGCGGCGACGCCCGTCGTCGAGGACGTGTCGCTGACCGTCGACGCGGGCGAGTACGTCGCCATCGTTGGTCCAAACGGGTCGGGGAAGTCGACGCTGATGCAGTTGATGCTCGGGCTACTCGACCCCGACACGGGGACGGCCCGCCTGTTCGGCGAGCGTGCCGACCGCTTCGACGACGGCGAACGGATCGGCTACGTCGCCCAGGGGGCCAGCGCCGCCAAGGAGATGCCCATCACCGTCCGCGAGGTGGTGAAGATGGGCCGCTTCCCACACGTCGGGATCGGCCGGCTGTCGAGCGAGGACTGGACCATCGTCGACGACGCCCTCTCGACCGTCGGCATGAGCGCCTTCGCCGACCGACGCGTGACGCAGCTCTCGGGTGGCCAGCGCCAGCGCGCGTTCATCGCGCGGGCGCTGGCGAGCGAGGCCGACCTGCTCGTCCTCGACGAGCCGACCGTCGGCGTCGACGCCGAATCGGTCGACGCCTTCTACGACCTGCTGGCGGCGCTCAACGGGCGGGGCATCACCGTCCTCCTGATCGAGCACGACCTCGGGGCGGTCGTCGAACACGCCGACCGCGTCGTCTGCCTGAACCGCGAGATCTACTTCGACGGGCCGACCGACGAGTTCGTCGACAGCGACGCGCTGGCCCGAGCGTTCGGAACCGAGGCGCGGTTCCTCGCGGAGGTGGACGGATGA
- a CDS encoding metal ABC transporter permease, translating into MSAGAVVAPAIAVDPSVLLPLQSGLGAVGDAVFGVLLWVLEQWYWLMDWVYYVTGLEMLNPRYRFMHRAILVGLCVGVMAPLIGTFLVHRQLALIGDALAHTGFAGVAVGLFLNAVIDLGVSPYLTAVVVAMIAALFIELISEVTDAYNDVSMAIVLSTGFALGTTLISLNAGGLAVGVNQFLFGNLSTVSPQSAAILLVLFAVIVGTVAVTRNQLLYVTFDETAAAVSGIPVNWYNRVMVMLTAMVVVGAMQIMGVILVAAMLVVPVAGATQVSRSFSESLVVSVVLAELAVLLGIGAAYYGGVTAGGIIVLFAVAIYVCAVVLGKLQSARGERATPEMGSIEAGAGAGADD; encoded by the coding sequence ATGAGCGCGGGCGCGGTCGTGGCCCCCGCCATCGCCGTGGACCCGTCGGTGCTGCTCCCGTTGCAGAGCGGGCTGGGCGCCGTCGGCGACGCCGTCTTCGGCGTCCTCCTGTGGGTCCTGGAGCAGTGGTACTGGCTGATGGACTGGGTGTACTACGTCACGGGCTTGGAGATGCTGAACCCGCGGTACCGGTTCATGCACCGGGCGATACTCGTCGGGCTCTGCGTGGGCGTGATGGCGCCACTCATCGGCACCTTCCTGGTCCACCGACAGCTCGCGCTCATCGGCGACGCGCTGGCCCACACCGGCTTCGCCGGGGTGGCCGTCGGCCTGTTCCTGAACGCCGTCATCGACCTCGGCGTCTCGCCGTATCTCACCGCCGTCGTCGTGGCGATGATCGCCGCGCTGTTCATCGAACTCATCTCCGAGGTGACGGACGCCTACAACGACGTGTCGATGGCCATCGTCCTCTCGACGGGGTTCGCGCTGGGGACGACACTCATCAGCCTCAACGCGGGCGGGCTCGCGGTCGGCGTCAACCAGTTCCTCTTCGGCAACCTCTCGACGGTATCGCCACAGAGCGCGGCCATCCTGCTTGTGCTCTTCGCCGTCATCGTGGGGACGGTGGCCGTGACGCGCAACCAGCTCCTGTACGTCACCTTCGACGAGACGGCGGCCGCCGTCTCCGGCATCCCCGTCAACTGGTACAACCGGGTGATGGTGATGCTGACGGCGATGGTCGTCGTCGGCGCGATGCAGATCATGGGCGTCATCCTCGTCGCGGCGATGCTCGTCGTTCCGGTCGCGGGTGCGACGCAGGTGTCCCGGAGCTTCTCCGAGTCGCTCGTCGTCTCGGTCGTGCTCGCGGAACTCGCGGTGTTGCTCGGCATCGGCGCCGCCTACTACGGCGGCGTCACGGCCGGCGGGATCATCGTCCTCTTCGCCGTGGCCATCTACGTCTGTGCCGTCGTGCTGGGCAAACTCCAGTCCGCCCGCGGCGAGCGGGCCACGCCCGAGATGGGGAGCATCGAGGCCGGCGCCGGCGCCGGTGCGGACGACTGA
- the ilvD gene encoding dihydroxy-acid dehydratase, with the protein MSQQQEPDNEEPYAGSKDPELRSNEVTAGRDRAPHRSMFRAMGFDDEDLESPMVGVANPAADITPCNVHLDDVAESALDGIDDAGGMPIEFGTITISDAISMGTEGMKSSLISREVIADSVELVAFGERMDALVTVGGCDKNMPGMMMAAIRTDLPSVFLYGGSIMPGEHGGREVTIQNVFEGVGAVASGDMSDDELDTLERNACPGAGSCGGMFTANTMASISEAIGFAPLGSASPPAEDEGRYDVAHETGELVLDVVDQQRKPSDFLSVESFENAIALQVAVGGSTNAVLHLLAMAAEAGVDLDIEDFNRISERTPKIANLQPGGERVMNDLHEVGGVPVVLRELLDAGLLHGDARTVTGETMAEAIDRYDPPAIDDLDVDFLHTVDDPIHERGAIRILTGNLAPEGAVIKITGEDHLHHEGPVRIFDDEENAMEYVQEGHVESGDVIGIRNEGPRGGPGMREMLGVTSAVAGQGHAEDVALFTDGRFSGATRGFSIGHVAPEAFVGGPIAALEDGDVITIDIDELELSVDLSDEEIESRLAGYAAEPNYTSGVLAKYGQLFDSAANGAVTDPGAKRE; encoded by the coding sequence ATGAGCCAACAGCAAGAGCCCGACAACGAGGAGCCGTACGCCGGGAGCAAGGACCCGGAACTCCGGAGCAACGAGGTGACCGCGGGGCGTGACCGCGCCCCCCACCGATCCATGTTCCGCGCGATGGGGTTCGACGACGAGGACCTCGAATCACCGATGGTCGGCGTCGCCAACCCCGCCGCGGACATCACGCCGTGTAACGTCCACCTCGACGACGTGGCGGAGTCGGCCCTCGATGGCATCGACGACGCGGGCGGCATGCCCATCGAGTTCGGCACCATCACCATCTCCGACGCCATCTCGATGGGGACCGAGGGGATGAAGTCCTCGCTGATCTCCCGCGAGGTCATCGCCGACTCCGTGGAACTCGTCGCCTTCGGCGAGCGCATGGACGCTCTCGTCACCGTCGGCGGCTGTGACAAGAACATGCCCGGCATGATGATGGCGGCCATCCGGACCGACCTGCCCTCCGTCTTCCTCTACGGCGGCTCGATCATGCCCGGCGAACACGGCGGCCGCGAGGTCACCATCCAGAACGTCTTCGAGGGCGTCGGTGCCGTCGCCTCCGGCGACATGTCCGACGACGAACTCGACACGCTCGAACGGAACGCCTGCCCCGGCGCCGGCTCGTGTGGCGGCATGTTCACCGCCAACACCATGGCCTCGATCAGCGAGGCCATCGGCTTCGCGCCGCTCGGCTCGGCCTCCCCGCCCGCGGAGGACGAGGGGCGCTACGACGTGGCCCACGAGACCGGCGAACTCGTCCTCGACGTGGTGGACCAGCAGCGCAAACCCTCCGATTTCCTCTCCGTCGAATCCTTCGAGAACGCCATCGCCCTGCAGGTGGCGGTCGGTGGCTCGACCAACGCCGTCCTCCACCTGCTGGCGATGGCGGCCGAGGCCGGCGTCGACCTCGACATCGAGGACTTCAACCGCATCAGCGAACGGACGCCCAAAATCGCCAACCTCCAGCCCGGCGGTGAGCGGGTGATGAACGACCTCCACGAGGTCGGCGGCGTGCCCGTCGTCCTGCGTGAACTGCTCGACGCCGGCCTGCTCCACGGCGACGCCCGCACCGTGACCGGCGAGACGATGGCCGAGGCCATCGACCGCTACGACCCGCCCGCAATCGACGATCTGGACGTCGACTTCCTCCACACCGTCGACGACCCGATCCACGAGCGCGGCGCCATCCGCATCCTCACCGGCAACCTCGCCCCCGAGGGCGCGGTCATCAAGATCACCGGCGAGGACCACCTCCACCACGAGGGACCGGTCCGCATCTTCGACGACGAGGAGAACGCCATGGAGTACGTCCAGGAGGGCCACGTCGAATCCGGCGACGTGATCGGCATCCGCAACGAGGGGCCGCGCGGCGGTCCCGGCATGCGCGAGATGCTCGGCGTCACCTCCGCCGTCGCCGGACAGGGCCACGCCGAGGACGTTGCGCTCTTTACCGACGGCCGGTTCTCCGGCGCCACCCGTGGCTTCTCCATCGGCCACGTCGCCCCCGAGGCGTTCGTCGGCGGCCCCATCGCCGCGCTCGAAGACGGCGACGTGATCACCATCGACATCGACGAACTCGAACTCTCCGTCGACCTCTCGGACGAGGAGATCGAGTCTCGACTGGCGGGCTACGCGGCCGAACCGAACTACACGTCGGGCGTCCTCGCGAAGTACGGTCAGTTGTTCGACTCCGCGGCCAACGGCGCGGTGACTGATCCGGGCGCGAAGCGGGAGTAG
- a CDS encoding MogA/MoaB family molybdenum cofactor biosynthesis protein, whose amino-acid sequence MSDHEHDDHEHDDHEHDDHHHHHDVETLGAGIVTVSSSRTLDDDPAGDAIAAAFEAAGHEVATRELVPDDYDRVQATLRNVARRGDVDAVVSTGGTGVTPDDVTVEAADPLFEKTLPGFGELFRRLSYDEIGTRIVGTRAVAGIVEGTPVFCLPGSENAARLGAEEVIVPEAGHLSGLATREE is encoded by the coding sequence ATGAGCGACCACGAACACGACGACCACGAACACGACGACCACGAACACGACGACCACCATCACCACCACGACGTCGAGACCCTCGGCGCCGGCATCGTCACCGTGTCGTCCTCGCGCACGCTCGACGACGACCCCGCCGGCGACGCCATCGCGGCGGCGTTCGAGGCCGCAGGCCACGAGGTAGCGACGCGGGAACTCGTCCCCGACGACTACGACCGCGTGCAGGCGACGCTCCGGAACGTCGCGCGGCGGGGTGACGTCGACGCCGTCGTGAGCACCGGGGGCACGGGCGTGACGCCGGACGACGTGACCGTCGAGGCGGCCGACCCGCTGTTCGAGAAGACGCTGCCCGGCTTCGGCGAACTGTTCCGCCGGCTCTCGTACGACGAAATCGGGACGCGTATCGTGGGCACGCGGGCCGTCGCGGGAATCGTCGAGGGGACGCCCGTCTTCTGTCTGCCGGGGAGCGAGAACGCCGCCCGGCTCGGCGCCGAAGAGGTAATCGTCCCCGAGGCCGGGCACCTGTCGGGGCTGGCGACGCGGGAGGAGTGA